A stretch of DNA from uncultured Umboniibacter sp.:
TGTTTCAGTGTTTCAGAAGTCCAACCAAGCACTCCCAGCCTTAACGGAAATTGTCATTGCGATGAGTGATTACCTGGTGAGCTACGGGCTACTTACCTTAATCGTGCTTGTAGGCTTAGGTATTGCAATTAAGCGCTGGTTAAATCGTTCGACTATCAAGCCCGTATATCATGCCAAGCTACTGCATATGCCCGTAGTCGGCCCACTCATTCGTAGTATCGAAGGTACTCGATTCGCCTCCACTATGAGTATTCTTGTAGGTTCAGGTGTCAATTTGGTGGATGGGCTGAGAATTGCCGGCGAGGTGATGGGAAATTTAGAGATGCAGCGCGCCAACCAGCGAGTGACCGAACAGGTTATTGCGGGGAGTAGTTTATTCAAGGCGCTTAACGATAGTAAATCATATCCGTTACTGTTGGTTCATATGGTCGGCAGTGGCGAGCGCAGTGGTGACTTAGCTCCAATGTTAGATAGAGCTGCTACGCATCAAGAGCGGGAACTAAGTGGTAAATTAGCCGCAGCAATGACGCTCATTGAACCGGCGATGATTTTAATTATGGGAGGCGTAGTACTGGCAATTGTGATGTCAGTACTCATGCCAATGTTAGAAATGAATAATATGGTGAAGTTATGAAGTATTCAAAATCCTCAGGTTTTAGCTTAATTGAGATCATGGTGGTGTTAGTGATCCTGACACTCCTAGCGTCAGTAGTGGCACCCAATTTATTAGGCAGAGCGGACGAAGCCCGGGTGAGTAAAGCTAAAGCTGATTTCGCCGCCATTGAGAGTGCACTCGCTCTGTATCGCCTAGATAACTATAACTACCCCACCTCGGAACAGGGGCTAATGGCACTGGTAGAAAAGCCAACTATGGCTCCGGAGCCAGCAAATTGGCGCGAGGAAGGTTATTTAGAGGAAACGCCTGTTGATCCCTGGGGGAATGAGTACCTCTACCTTCGCCCTGGACAGGATGGGCGTAAATTCGACATCTTTAGCTACGGTGCTGATGGCGTGCAAGGCGGTGAAGACGTTGATGCTGACATCGGTAATTGGACCGACGAGTAACGTATTCAAATGCTCAGATCTGGTCGTCGTGGACAGGGCTTTAGCCTCGTAGAGGTACTAGTCGTCTTAGTTATCATTGCGGTGATGGTATCGGCTGCATCATTGGCAATTCCAAATACCAACAATGAAGCCGACCAACGTAAAGCTATTTTCGACTGGCTATTAAGTTGCTCAGACGAGGCGAGACTATCCGGGCAGGTACTTGGACTTCGATGGTTAGAGAAGGAAGATAACGTAATAGTTGAAGCCCTAGCGTTAAATCAGCGGATGCAGCAGTGGTCGGTGAGTGAGTGTGCTCAGTTACGAACTCAGTCATTTGGCAGTAAAAACAGTGTGTTACTTGAGGTTGCTGGTATCGGAATTCAGCTTGCCAGTGAGGAACGCTTAGCTAGTATAGTCGCGGATGTCATAGTACAGCCATCGGGCGAGTTTACGCCGTTTATGGTAACGGTGTCGGGCTCGCAGGATTACCAAATAAGTTCCGAGACCGGACAAACCTTGGCTTGGTACGATGAAGCGGAATAGCTCGGGTTTCTCGCTCATAGAGGTATTAGTCGCGCTATTAGTTTTGGCGGTCGCCGTACCTGCGTTGTTAAGACTGATTAGTGTTCAGGTAGATGGTGTAGTCGCTGCGCGCGCGAAAGTTCAAGCGCAGTGGGTGGCCAACTATATTATTGCGAATCAACGATTACGGGGCGAGACCGAGCGCCAGTGGTCTAGCGACGAAGGTCAATTAGAGATGATGCGTCAGGAGTGGCGTTGGGAAGTTGTCCGTGAATCGACTGAACTCGATGGTTTTGATCGACTAACTCTGAGTGTCTATCGTGGCGAAGAATCTACTCCGCTATTAGAGGTTCAGCGCTATGGCGAGTAGCTCTAGAGGGTTAATTCCCTTTAACCAGCATGGATTAACACTGGTAGAGGTGTTAGTGGCTTTGGTGATCACTTCACTCATGGCAATGATCGGCTACCAGAGCCTCGTCGCTGCAGCGAATAGCAGTGAAAGCGTTGGTGAGGCGGCAGACCAACTAGTTGCCTATCAGCTGACCATGAGCGCGCTAGAGGATGATATTAGCGAGTTTCGTGCACGGGGGATTACTGATAACTACGGCGAGCAACGAGCGGCGATTGAGGGCGGTATTGACCGAGAAGTGCTCTTAGAGCTGAGCCGCGGTGGTCGCTATCGATCTCCACGACAGCTGGCGACGAGTTTAGAGCGCGTTCGTTATCGTATTGCAGACGGCACACTATGGCGGGATAGTTGGTATCAACTTGACCGTGTATTAGCTGAGCCGAGTACCGAGCGAGAATTATTAACGGGTATTGAAGAGATTGAGTTCAACTTTTTAGTCAATCAGAATGGTCGAATTGTTCCCTACGACGCCTGGGATAGTAACGTAGCAGGGCGCCTAAACATTGATCGCCCGGAAGCTATTGAAGTCACCATTTTGACCGCTGCACTCGGGGAGGTTAAGTTACTTGTTAACCTCAACTAGAAAGTTTCAACGCGGAGCAGCGCTCATTTCGGCTCTGGTTGTGGTGGTTTTGGTAACCGTCATTGCAAGCCGAATTCAGAGTGACTTCTTTCGGACTATGAGTAGTGTCGAAACCAGTTTGAGTCGGCAACAGGCACGAATATTGTTAGATTCTACTGTGCCACTGGCTGAGATGTTGATAGCGTATGATGATGACACCGAAGTTGATTCCGCCGAGGATATTTGGCTACAACCAACAGGGCCAATGTTACTTGATGGTGGTTCGCTTCAAGCCACACTTTATGACGCGACGGCGAGATTTAATATTAACTCCCTGGGTGGTGATATTGGTGAGCAACAGAGCTATACCGTGGCTCAACGAAGATTCATCCGATTGTTACAGACCTTTGATGATCTGCCATTAAGTCAGGCGGAAGCTGAGGCAATCTGTGTAGCGGTAAAGGATTGGCTTGATCCAGATTCGTTTACTTCGGGGTTAGATGGCGCAGAAAATAACTATTACACGACTTTGACGCCGTTACCGTATCGAACTGCAAATCAGTTCTTCGAGAGTGTCAGTGAGCTCCAGCTGGTGAGGCATGTGACCCCGGAACTTTATCAGCGTTTGCGCCCTTGGTTGGTGGCACTACCGTCAGCTGAGCCAATATTGAATGTGAATTTGACCAGTTCGAGAATACTACGGACGTTAAATACTGCGGATCAGCTATCACCGCTTGATGCGTCTCTGGCAGAGGGTTGGGTGTTGGAGCGAACGTCCATCCCGTTTAACGATGTTAACGAGTTTGTGGCGTCGCCGACTAGCGAAGCCATTAAGGTGGGCGAGCAAACTATCAGTACCGAAGGCTTGGTAGTTGGCAGCCAATATATCCAATTGGAAACAGATATGCAGTTTGGTGCCAGAACCTATTTATATACCGCGTTGCTAGAACGGCGCGAGTCTGAACTTAACGTAATTCAACGCAGCTACGGAGTGTTGTGATGACATTAGTAGGAACGGAGAAATGGCTCCGTCCACATGGAGATTTCTTTTACTGGCACGATGGCGCGTTAGGGCTCAGTGGGCACTGTCATCGCGATGATTGGCCGGTGGAATGGGAAGGGCAGCAAGTTGAGCTGCGTTTGTTGGTGCCGAGTGCACAAACTGTCGAATGCTGGGTGACGCTCCCTCAGGGCGTCAAGCTCGATATCCATGGCATTGGCTATCTTGCCGAAGATCAGTTAGCGACCAACCTTAGTGAGTTGCATCTCGTATTAGGCGAAAAGGAAGACGATCGACAGCAACTTTTCGGCGTTAAGTTTAATTACCTTAATAGCTGGATCGATGAGTTGAGTTCTAAGAATGCATCGGTTGTAGCCCTATATAGTGAGTCTGAATTAGCGGTTCAGGACGGCGTAATGATTGCTGGTATCGAGCTGTTATTGAGACGAAATGGCGTCACTGTCTCACTCGAAGCCTCTAGCTATCAAGCGCTGGTCGCAGCGAGCGCCTTACCTGCCGCAAGCACCCTAATCAAGACTGAGTATATGCATGAGGATTTTGCCGAGATCGTTGACGTTAGCGAAACCAGTTATTGGTTATTGTTATCTCGATTACGCACCAATCTTGCGGTACGCGGTTACGGGCCGGCAATCAATCTTAAAAAATATTGGCACAGGTACAAGCGAATTGCGATCTTGGCGGCGGTATTAGTCAGCGCAGAAATTCTCCTGTTTGGTATGAGTGCGTGGAAACTTAGCGAGGAGAAGACTGCGCTTCAGAATGCGCAGGTTGCGCTCTTCCGAGAGGTAGTGCCTCAAGGGCGTATTGTGAATGCCTATAGCCAACTTCAAGCGTTAGCGTCGCAATCTTCATCCCTATCCGTCAACGATGTGTATATTTCGTTGGCGCAGCTTTCTGACATCCTGGCGAATCATAGTGATATTCGTTTCCAACGTGTTGACCTTCGAGCGGGTTCCCGAGCGCTTAATATCGTCTTGGAAGCGGACGATTTTGCGGCGCTCGATCGCTTTAGTACTGCTTTGCAGTCCCGCGGTTTGCAAGTGCAGATTCAATCTTCACAGTCACGAAATGGGGTGACTTCAGCCCGTATTCAGGTGGAGCAATAAACATGAGAAATTTACAGCAATACTGGAATTCGATTAGTACGCGTGACCGCAGAGCCTTGGCCATAATGTCCATCGCAATCGCTGCTTGGATAGTAATTAGCGGTGTGAATTCGTTGCTTAAGACTAATGCCAATACAGAACGCCAAATTCAACAACTCCGTTCGCAGTTAACGCAGATGCAGCAGCTACTACCCGTCATCAAAGGCAATGTGGGTGGCGCTAGGGTTAGCGGAAATCTAGCGACTTTGGTAAATCGAATCGGCCGAGATGCAGACGTTGAGTATGACTCTATTCGACCGAATTCCAGCGGTCTTCAGCTGACGATTAGCAATATAACCGAGGAGGATTTTGGTGCTTGGCTTAGCAAGTTAAAGGTGCATAGTTTAGACGTTACAGCGATGTCACTTACCGTGGATCAAGAGGGGCAGTTGGCGATTAGCATGCAGCTGAGTACCCAATGACAAAACTAAAACTTACGCTGCTAAGCTCGGGGATTATTTTTCTTACCGCTGCGTTCATCATCCTGCAAACACCGGCCAGCTTAGTTTTAGCTGGCTGTCAATTCGCTCGAGTAGATTGTACCTTCCAGCGTGTCGATGGGTCTTTATGGTCGGGAGCGGCTAGCAACGGATTGGTTTCGAGTTCTGGCTACGGGCTGGCTATTGATTCGTTAACATGGAGTATATCTAGCGGTCTGGGCTCGGGAATTGGCCCTCACGTCAGTCTCCGAGTGGAAGATTCCGCTGGATTCGCGACTGCTCAGGTCTATCAAGCCGGAGAACAGCTTGGCGTTCATCAATTGCAGGGTGATTACCGTGTTTCACAGCCCAATTACTCTTTCGATACTACGCTATTAGTAGAGTCTGCGGTATGGGACTTAGATATGCGGATTGAAGCACTAGTCGGCAGAGTTCTAATCACAGACCTTACTGTCAACGCCGGAGAGTTCTCCCTTGATTTAGGTGATTTCGCTGGCGAACTAAGCGCTAACGATGGAGCGCTTGTTATTGCTCCTACAAGTGTCGAATCACTGTACGAAATTGACGGTGAATGTGAGCTTAGGGGTAACCGCTATCGTTGTAATTTAATTGTCGGCGCTCAGCAGGTTAATGATGAACGTATCCATGATGGTCTCGCGCTAATTGGTCGTAGAACCGGCCCAGGTATCTACGCGTTAAGCCTATCGGGGGCAATCTAGTCATGAACGAGCAACGGCTAATGCAAGATGTTATCTGCCAGTACTTCGGATTTTCGAAGACGCCGTTTTCTATAGCACCCGACCCATCATTACTCTACTGGAGCCACTTTCACCGCGATGCGTTGGCGAATCTTGAGCTGAGTATTGCCAGCGGCAGTGGCCTAGTGCTGTTTAGTGGTGAGGTCGGCACCGGCAAGACTACCATCATTAGGCGCTTGGTTAGCGATGCAAATCATGCCGTTGAATATGGAATCATCCTTAACCCTCTCCTCAATGATGAAGAGTTGATGGTCGAAATTTGCCGTGAGTTCGCGGTGAAGGTTCCAGACAGCGACGGTTCATCATTAAAGAGCCGCTGCTTTAATGCGCTTCGTGACCAACTCATCGAAAACTTTAGCCAGGACAAGAAGACGGTGTTAATTATTGATGAAGCTCAACATTTGAGTTTTAACGCCTTAGAACAACTTCGCCTCCTGACTAATATTGAAACGGACTCGCAAAAACTATTACTCATCATTTTTGTGGGCCAACCTGAGCTCCGTCAGTTGATACAACAGCCGAAACTTCGCCAGCTTGCACAACGAATAACCTATCGACCTCACCTCCGCGCGTTAGATAAAAAACAGTGCAAGGAGTATGTATATTGCCGCTTACAGACGGTGGGTGTCGCGAACCCGGGTGATCTGATTCCCGGTCGACTTATTGCTCATATCCACCGTTTAAGCGGGGGTGTTCCAAGAGCGATTAACAGCCTGTTAGAGCGTTCATTACTCATTACCTACGGTGAACACCAACGTAGTGTTAAAAAATCGAACCTCCTCGATGCGGCGGCCGAAGTTGCTGACTGGACGGTCTCTGCAGAAAAATCGACCTCATCGCGTGTTGGCTTAATGGTCTCGCTTACCTTCGTTGTACTTGCAATAGCAGTGGGCTGGCTGGGATTGCAGTTAACGACAAGTGATAGTGTCCCGAAGAACGAAGCTGTTCGGCTCCTGCAGAGCTCAATGGGTGTTTATCGAGGTGAAAACCGCTGTGGCTTCATCGTCTTGCCGCAACGCTGTGACGAGGGATTTCTTCCGCCGACGAAGTTAGCCTTCTTCCAAGTACCTATTGCCGCCGAAACGACCGATGGTGGCTATTTTGTGCTAGGTAATGGAAACGACACCCAGCGTGAATTACACACAAGTAGCGGTAGTAAAACTGTGGATAGAGTTTCCTTAGTCGCCAAGCTAAGTGGTAAATATATATTAATTTGGGAGCCGTTAGAGGTAGGGCCTCTGCCGATCTCTAACGTTAGTTCGTCGAACGACATTAGACAGTTAGCCACGATGTTCGCCGAACTCGATCAGCAAGATAGTGGGTTGAGTGACGGTGAATTCAACTCCGCACTTAGCCAGCGTATTAGGTTCTTTCAACAACAGCATGAATTAGAGGAAACGGGCGATATGGATGCCTTGAGTTTCTTCTATCTCCAACGGGCTTTAGGAGAATAATATGTCTTCTTTACTCAAAGCTATTGAGAAGGCGCAGGGAGAAAGTCCTGAGCGAAATGTTGAGTTATCAGATTATGCCTCAGAAGCCTTAAGTGATACTAGAGGCTCGACGGGCCGATCCGCGTGGCTTTTGAGTAGTATAGTGTTAGCGAGTGTCAGTGTTATCGTTGGTGTCGCTGTGTATATAAGCTTGAACCTCTCTGAGGATAATCTAGCTGGCGGGGTCGCGCCGGCACCTGTTAGTGGTAATCAACCGATAAGTGATTCGGCAATATGGCCTGAAGAGAGTCCGCAGCCTTCACAGGACGGAGAATCTCTACCTGTAACGCCTGTTAGCTCAGAAACCGAGGCGCTTTACGCAGAGGTGGGGCAAGCTGAGGACGTTGATGCAGTGAATATGTCTGCTGAGACTACTAGGGCTGCTGAGGCGCTTTGGCAGGAGGCTACATCTATCGCTGACTTGCCGCTAGACTTGATGCTAGAACTGGAAGAAATAAATTACAGTGCCCACGTTTACAATCCCGAATCGGGCGAAGGCTTCGCTTTTATTAACGGTGAACGTCTAGAGGCTGGTCGCTTCCTAGGAATTGCTCAGGTTCAAGCGCTAGTGGAGCAGGGTGTGATATTTAAAGCACGTGGAACCCTGTTTCGAATTGAAGCACTTCAGGACTGGGAGCTGCAGCTTAAGCAGTAATTAGTGGCTAGTTATGGCGAGCGTACTTAAAAAGCAATGAGCCGCCGGTAGTAGCGTGAGTTTTGCAAACGTTTGCTTTGAAAGCAGGTAGTGGCTTTAAGCTTCGCAAAAAAAATGGGAAGCACTAACAGCTTCCCATTCTCTTTTCACTTCTCCACAAAGGGGGTTAGAAGTGGTACTTAACCAATAGGCTTGCCGCAGTTTGGTTAGTCGTGAAGAACTGAGAATCTTCAATACCGTACTTATTTTTCCAGTAGTCTAACTCAACACCAACGTAAAGCTTGTTCGCACCGCTCTCACCATTAAGCGCCATACCCAGGTCATACTTTAACTGTGGGTTGATGTGTAGATTGGTTGCATACTGATCATCACTCGTGTTGAAAACCCAATCAGCAAAGCCATCAAAGACAATTTTGGAGTTACCAACCTTAAAGTCCATATTCCAAACAGGCGTTAACTGGAAACCATCTGAATCGGTATTGATACCAGAACGGTAGTAAACGTTAGTTTGAACGAAGTTGAAGCCCGGTACATTCCAGTCAAAACCAACACCCGAGAGGAATGTTTCAACATCACCACGGCCGTTCTCTAGGGTAAATGCGAGCAACACATCTGCAAGCACGTCGCCACCAAGTTCGGCGCCAAATGCTTTATTCATACTAATACGCGAAGAAATTTCACCGTAGAAACCGATGTTGTCCTGAGTGTCAGAATCATAGGACGTCGCATCGTAG
This window harbors:
- the gspN gene encoding type II secretion system protein N, producing the protein MTKLKLTLLSSGIIFLTAAFIILQTPASLVLAGCQFARVDCTFQRVDGSLWSGAASNGLVSSSGYGLAIDSLTWSISSGLGSGIGPHVSLRVEDSAGFATAQVYQAGEQLGVHQLQGDYRVSQPNYSFDTTLLVESAVWDLDMRIEALVGRVLITDLTVNAGEFSLDLGDFAGELSANDGALVIAPTSVESLYEIDGECELRGNRYRCNLIVGAQQVNDERIHDGLALIGRRTGPGIYALSLSGAI
- a CDS encoding prepilin-type N-terminal cleavage/methylation domain-containing protein, with the protein product MLRSGRRGQGFSLVEVLVVLVIIAVMVSAASLAIPNTNNEADQRKAIFDWLLSCSDEARLSGQVLGLRWLEKEDNVIVEALALNQRMQQWSVSECAQLRTQSFGSKNSVLLEVAGIGIQLASEERLASIVADVIVQPSGEFTPFMVTVSGSQDYQISSETGQTLAWYDEAE
- the gspI gene encoding type II secretion system minor pseudopilin GspI; its protein translation is MKRNSSGFSLIEVLVALLVLAVAVPALLRLISVQVDGVVAARAKVQAQWVANYIIANQRLRGETERQWSSDEGQLEMMRQEWRWEVVRESTELDGFDRLTLSVYRGEESTPLLEVQRYGE
- the gspG gene encoding type II secretion system major pseudopilin GspG; this translates as MKYSKSSGFSLIEIMVVLVILTLLASVVAPNLLGRADEARVSKAKADFAAIESALALYRLDNYNYPTSEQGLMALVEKPTMAPEPANWREEGYLEETPVDPWGNEYLYLRPGQDGRKFDIFSYGADGVQGGEDVDADIGNWTDE
- the gspJ gene encoding type II secretion system minor pseudopilin GspJ, which produces MASSSRGLIPFNQHGLTLVEVLVALVITSLMAMIGYQSLVAAANSSESVGEAADQLVAYQLTMSALEDDISEFRARGITDNYGEQRAAIEGGIDREVLLELSRGGRYRSPRQLATSLERVRYRIADGTLWRDSWYQLDRVLAEPSTERELLTGIEEIEFNFLVNQNGRIVPYDAWDSNVAGRLNIDRPEAIEVTILTAALGEVKLLVNLN
- a CDS encoding DUF5020 family protein, yielding MKLITTLAASTVASIALSSTAKADMILWSDMSVTGLTGSGYEVDAERQHTGTFEYVAGTTWGDVFVFYDATSYDSDTQDNIGFYGEISSRISMNKAFGAELGGDVLADVLLAFTLENGRGDVETFLSGVGFDWNVPGFNFVQTNVYYRSGINTDSDGFQLTPVWNMDFKVGNSKIVFDGFADWVFNTSDDQYATNLHINPQLKYDLGMALNGESGANKLYVGVELDYWKNKYGIEDSQFFTTNQTAASLLVKYHF
- a CDS encoding general secretion pathway protein GspB, with amino-acid sequence MSSLLKAIEKAQGESPERNVELSDYASEALSDTRGSTGRSAWLLSSIVLASVSVIVGVAVYISLNLSEDNLAGGVAPAPVSGNQPISDSAIWPEESPQPSQDGESLPVTPVSSETEALYAEVGQAEDVDAVNMSAETTRAAEALWQEATSIADLPLDLMLELEEINYSAHVYNPESGEGFAFINGERLEAGRFLGIAQVQALVEQGVIFKARGTLFRIEALQDWELQLKQ
- the gspM gene encoding type II secretion system protein GspM — protein: MRNLQQYWNSISTRDRRALAIMSIAIAAWIVISGVNSLLKTNANTERQIQQLRSQLTQMQQLLPVIKGNVGGARVSGNLATLVNRIGRDADVEYDSIRPNSSGLQLTISNITEEDFGAWLSKLKVHSLDVTAMSLTVDQEGQLAISMQLSTQ
- the gspF gene encoding type II secretion system inner membrane protein GspF; its protein translation is MSAYRYVGRSPQGSRVKGVIEADTARGARIKLREQGIFVEKLVESQAAQERTSQARFWRNPMKGSELSLFTRQLSTLVDAGMPLDEALATVAAQSEKATTKSLVLSIRAKLLEGHSLAAALAVAPKSFNTLYRALIRAGESSGLLGQVLEQLADYLENRMDTQQKLKSAMAYPIVLMVVSLGIVVFLMTSVVPEIVSVFQKSNQALPALTEIVIAMSDYLVSYGLLTLIVLVGLGIAIKRWLNRSTIKPVYHAKLLHMPVVGPLIRSIEGTRFASTMSILVGSGVNLVDGLRIAGEVMGNLEMQRANQRVTEQVIAGSSLFKALNDSKSYPLLLVHMVGSGERSGDLAPMLDRAATHQERELSGKLAAAMTLIEPAMILIMGGVVLAIVMSVLMPMLEMNNMVKL
- the gspK gene encoding type II secretion system minor pseudopilin GspK, whose protein sequence is MLTSTRKFQRGAALISALVVVVLVTVIASRIQSDFFRTMSSVETSLSRQQARILLDSTVPLAEMLIAYDDDTEVDSAEDIWLQPTGPMLLDGGSLQATLYDATARFNINSLGGDIGEQQSYTVAQRRFIRLLQTFDDLPLSQAEAEAICVAVKDWLDPDSFTSGLDGAENNYYTTLTPLPYRTANQFFESVSELQLVRHVTPELYQRLRPWLVALPSAEPILNVNLTSSRILRTLNTADQLSPLDASLAEGWVLERTSIPFNDVNEFVASPTSEAIKVGEQTISTEGLVVGSQYIQLETDMQFGARTYLYTALLERRESELNVIQRSYGVL
- the gspL gene encoding type II secretion system protein GspL, with the protein product MTLVGTEKWLRPHGDFFYWHDGALGLSGHCHRDDWPVEWEGQQVELRLLVPSAQTVECWVTLPQGVKLDIHGIGYLAEDQLATNLSELHLVLGEKEDDRQQLFGVKFNYLNSWIDELSSKNASVVALYSESELAVQDGVMIAGIELLLRRNGVTVSLEASSYQALVAASALPAASTLIKTEYMHEDFAEIVDVSETSYWLLLSRLRTNLAVRGYGPAINLKKYWHRYKRIAILAAVLVSAEILLFGMSAWKLSEEKTALQNAQVALFREVVPQGRIVNAYSQLQALASQSSSLSVNDVYISLAQLSDILANHSDIRFQRVDLRAGSRALNIVLEADDFAALDRFSTALQSRGLQVQIQSSQSRNGVTSARIQVEQ
- a CDS encoding AAA family ATPase yields the protein MNEQRLMQDVICQYFGFSKTPFSIAPDPSLLYWSHFHRDALANLELSIASGSGLVLFSGEVGTGKTTIIRRLVSDANHAVEYGIILNPLLNDEELMVEICREFAVKVPDSDGSSLKSRCFNALRDQLIENFSQDKKTVLIIDEAQHLSFNALEQLRLLTNIETDSQKLLLIIFVGQPELRQLIQQPKLRQLAQRITYRPHLRALDKKQCKEYVYCRLQTVGVANPGDLIPGRLIAHIHRLSGGVPRAINSLLERSLLITYGEHQRSVKKSNLLDAAAEVADWTVSAEKSTSSRVGLMVSLTFVVLAIAVGWLGLQLTTSDSVPKNEAVRLLQSSMGVYRGENRCGFIVLPQRCDEGFLPPTKLAFFQVPIAAETTDGGYFVLGNGNDTQRELHTSSGSKTVDRVSLVAKLSGKYILIWEPLEVGPLPISNVSSSNDIRQLATMFAELDQQDSGLSDGEFNSALSQRIRFFQQQHELEETGDMDALSFFYLQRALGE